Below is a window of Nocardioides oleivorans DNA.
CCCTGCGGACCTATGCGCACCTGTTCCCGGGCGACGAGGACCGGACGCGCGTAGTGCTTGATGCCGCCCTCGGTCCGCTTGCGGACTCCTCGCGGACCGAGGGGGCATCCAATGCTTGAACTAGCAGGTCAACGACCTGTCCAGGCGGTTACGCCTTCTTCGTCTCCCAGAAGATCTCCGCGATCTCGTCGATCTTGGCGAGGAGCTGGTCGGCGACCTCGGCGTCCATGGTGCCCTTGGTGCCGGTGGCACCCGCGAGCTTGGTGGCCTCGTTGACCAGCGTGTGGAGCTGGGGGTACTTCTCGAAGTGCGGGGGCTTGAAGTAGTCGGTCCACAGCACCCACAGGTGGTGCTTGACCAGCTCGGAGCGCTGCTCCTTGATCAGGACCGCGCGGGTGCGGAAGTCGGGGTCGTCGCTGTCGTTGACCTTGGCGATGACCGCCTTGATCGACTCGGCCTCGATGCGCGCCTGGGCGGGGTCGTAGACACCGCAGGGAAGGTCGCAGTGGGCCGAGACCTCGACGGTCGGGGCGAGCAGGTGGCGAAGCATCTTGTTCCTCTCGATCGGGAAGCTGAACGTCTGCTGCGACACTACTCCGCGTGATGAGGGGTCGGATCCGGGGTCTCGCCCTCTGGGGTGGTGCCCGGGTGAGGGGCCGCTCGATGCTCCCGACCCTGCACGACGGTGACCTGCTCCTGGTGCAGTACGACGCCCGGCCGCGCCCGGGCGACCTCGTCGTCGCCCGCTTCGTCGACGGCACGGTCGCGGTCAAGCGTGCGGTCGAGAGGCGTCGTACACGCACGGACGGGGCGGGCTGGTGGCTGCTCAGCGACAACCCGGACGAGGGCGTCGACTCGCGCCACCGCGGGGTGGTCGCGGAGCAGTCGGTGCTGGCCGTCGTACGCCTGCGGATGTGGCCTTCGCCACGCGTGGGACGCCACCTGCGCCACCCGTGAGCTGTGCCAGTATCGCCGGCATGGCTTCGCACCCGCACTCCGGCGATCCCGTGTTCGACCTGCACGTCGGCGGCAAGATGGAGACCGTCTCGACGGTCGCCCTCACCGGCCCCGACGAGCTCTCCCTCGCCTACACCCCCGGCGTGGCCCGGGTCTGCGAGGCCATCGCCGCCGACCCGTCGATGACGCAGCACTACACGTGGGTGCCGAACACCGTCGCGATCGTGTCCGACGGCACCGCCGTGCTCGGCCTCGGCGACATCGGCCCGGCGGCCGCGATGCCCGTGATGGAGGGCAAGGCCGTGCTCTTCAAGCAGTTCGGCGGCGTCGACGCCGTGCCGATCTGCCTCGACACCACCGACGTCGAGGAGATCATCGAGACGGTGGTCCGCCTGGCCCCGAGCTTCGGCGGCATCAACCTCGAGGACATCTCCGCCCCGCGGTGCTTCGAGATCGAGGCGCGGCTCAAGGAGCGGCTCGACATCCCTGTCTTCCACGACGACCAGCACGGCACCGCAGTCGTCGCCCTCGCCGCCCTGACCAACGCGCTGCGCCTCACGGGCCGTGACGCGGCCACCGTGCGGGTCGTGGTCCAGGGTGCCGGCGCCGCCGGCGTCGCGGTCGCGCGGATCCTGCTCGAGGCCGGCGTGCGCGACATCGCCGTGCTCGACCGCCAGGGCGTGCTCAACTCCGAGCGGGCGGACCTCACCGAGGTGAAGGCCGCGCTGGCGCGCGACACCGCCGACGTCTTCGGCCGCCGCGGCACCCTCGCCGACGTGATGGCCGGCGCCGACGTCTACATCGGCGTCTCCGGCGGTCAGGTGCCCGAGGAGATCGTGGCCTCGATGGCCGACGACGCGATCATCTTCGGACTGGCCAACCCCACGCCCGAGGTGCACCCCGACCTGGCCCACAAGTACGCCCGCGTCGTGGCCACCGGTCGCTCGGACTTTCCGAACCAGATCAACAACGTCCTCGCCTTCCCGGGCATCTTCCGCGGCGCCTTCGACGTGCACGCCACCGCGATCACCGAGGGCATGAAGGTCGCCGCCGCCACCGCGCTCGCCGAGCTCGTGGGCGACGACCTCAGCGAGGACCTGGTCATCCCCTCGCCCTTCGATCCCCGCGTCCCCGGTGCCGTGCGCGAGGCCGTCTCCGCCGCTGCCCGCGCGGACGGGGTCGCGCGCCGCTGAGCGCAGCCGCGGGGGTCAGGACCGCAGGTCGGGGATGGGCGTGCCCGACTCCCAGAACCGGTGGAGTGCCGCCCAGTACCGGGCCGAGGTCGGTCGCAGCCACGGCGCGAACGCTTCGGGGTCCAGCCCGCGCGACGTGACCGTGTCCATCTGCATGCCCTCGAGGTAGCCGATGACTCCCAGCTCGCTGACGTAGTCGTCGCCCTCGGTGACGAGGCGCTCGACCAGGTCGAAGAGGACGTCGAAGCCGTCGGTGCGTCCGGCAGCGAGCTCGTCGGCCAGCCTGCTGACGACCGCACCGGCGTCGAGGTAGCCCAGTCGCCCACCCGGGCTGTCCGGGTCCGCATTGTCCTCCGCTGCGTCCTGCCAGGCCTCGGCGATCCAGCCCGAGGCGGCGACCAGCAGCCCGGGGACCTGTGCGGCAGTGATGGCCATGGCACCTGAGTATGGACGGCGGAGCGCGGTCTTGGCGCGACGGGGAGGATGAGCAGGTGACCCCACCGGACAAGACCTGCGCCTCGTGCGGGCGTCGGATCCAGTGGCGCAAGAAGTGGGAGCGCGACTGGGAGCAGGTGCGCTACTGCTCGAGCGCGTGCCGGCGTCGCGGGGTGACGCCCGTCGACCAGGCCCTCGAGGACGCGCTCCTCGAGCTCCTGGGGGCAGCAGGCGCCATGCTCGTCGACGTGGGCGAGGCCGCGGGTGCGGTCGCAGCGGCCACCGGCACGCCGCGCCGCGAGCTGGACGAGCCGGCCCGACGCGCTGCCCGCCGCCTGGTCGATCGGGGCGAGGTCACGGTCGTCCAGGGTGGCCGGGTCGTGGACCCGTCCACGGCCAAGGGACCGATCAGCGTGCGCCGCGCCCGCTAGGACCAGCCGGCAGCGCGCCCCTCCGCCTCAGAACCCGAACGACGGCTCCGGTGCGGCAGCGGTGCGCAGCGCCCGGGCCAGGTCGGCGTACGCGCCCGGGCGGTGCTCCTGCACGAGGCCCGCGCGGAGCAGGTTCGCGACGGAGCGTCCCAGGTAGCCGGCGCCCAGGACGGCGGCGTCGAGCGCGACGTCGGCCGCGGAGTCGGTCCGCACCGCCGTGCCTTCGCCGCCGGAGGCGACCACCTGCCAGCGGCCGGCGTTCCACGGTGCGTGGCGGTCCGCGACCTCGACCACGACGTCGCAGTCGTCCTCGTAGGTCCGCTGCGACCACGCGGCCGCCAGGTCGACGACCCGGATCCAGGTGCTGTCCCAGGTCTTCACGGTGCCAGTCCCGCGAGGCCCGCCGACCCAGTCGAGCACCGGGTCGTCGGTGGCGACGGCGTCGACCTTCGTCGTCCCCATCAGGTCCAGGTCGACGAGGCGCCGGAGCAGCGCCAGCCGGGCCGCGGGTCCGCCCGTGAGCAGGCCGGCGGTGACCGTGCCGGAGGGCCGGGCGTCGTCCCACTTGTGCTCGCGACGGAACGCCACGGCGCCCACGTCACGGCCCTCGCGGCGGGCGAAGAGGATGCGCCGGCGCTCCTTGTCGCGCAGCTCGGCGGCCGACTCCGAGCCGAAGAGCCGGGTGAAGTCGGAGGACCCGATGATGGTGCCGGGGGCACCCGGCGCACCGGCACGCGCACAGTCGCGCCACCGGTCGGTCGCGCCCGGCGCCGAGCTGTCGACGAGGTGCGTCGTGATGCCGGCGACCTCGTCCTCGAGGTGGGGAGCGGTGAAGGTGGTGCCGCGGCCCACGTGCACCTGGAGCTGGAGGGCCGCCATCCCGTAGCCGAAGCGTCCGTAGATGCCCTGCTCGCTGGCGTGCAGGGCCGACAGGGCGAGCCCGGCGTCGCGCGTGCGGGCGAGGTGGTCGGCCATCATCGCGGACAGCACGCCGCGGCGGCGCACGTCCGGGTGGACGCCCACCCAAGTCAGCCCCGCGATCGGCACCAGGGCACCGCCGGGCAGCGCGAGCTCCATCGGTCGGACGCCGTAGATCCCGCTGTGCCGGTCGTCCGGACCGTCGGGCAGGTCGGCCACGAAGCGCTGGTCCTCGGGGAGGCCGAGCCGCAGGTGGTCGGCGTCGGCCTCGCCGACCTCCCCGAACCACACCAGCTGGTCGGTGGCCAGGAAGCGGGCGGCGTCCTCGGACGGGCGTACGTCGATGCTCACGGGGCCAGCCTTTCGCCCGTGCGGGGGACCTGCAACCGGTTAAGGAGGCCCACTCGCTAGGGTCGGAGGATGTTCGCCGTCTACGCCGAGACCTTCTCCTTCGACGACCCGCTGAGCGGCCTGGTGGTGGGGGAGCGGCCCGATCCCGAGGCGCCGGACGGGTGGGCGACGGTGACGGTGAAGGCGGCCAGCCTCAACCACCACGACCTGTGGTCGCTGCGCGGTGTCGGCCTGCGCGAGGAGGCCCTGCCGATGATCCTCGGCTGCGACGCGGCCGGCCTCGACGAGGACGGCAACGAGGTCGTGGTGCACGGGGTGATCGGTGACCCGGCGTGGACCGGCGAGGAGGCCGACGACCCCGGTCGCTCGCTCCTCTCCGAGCGTCACCAGGGCACGCTGGCCGACCGGGTGATCGTGCCGCGGCGCAACCTGGTGCCCAAGCCCGCCTCGCTCTCCTTCGAGGAGGCCGCCTGCCTGCCGACCGCGTGGCTCACCGCCTACCGGATGCTGTTCGTCCAGGGCGCCTGCAAGCCCGGCGAGACGGTGCTCGTGCAGGGCGCCGGAGGCGGTGTCGCCACGGCCCTCA
It encodes the following:
- the sodN gene encoding superoxide dismutase, Ni, which gives rise to MLRHLLAPTVEVSAHCDLPCGVYDPAQARIEAESIKAVIAKVNDSDDPDFRTRAVLIKEQRSELVKHHLWVLWTDYFKPPHFEKYPQLHTLVNEATKLAGATGTKGTMDAEVADQLLAKIDEIAEIFWETKKA
- a CDS encoding zinc-binding dehydrogenase, which gives rise to MFAVYAETFSFDDPLSGLVVGERPDPEAPDGWATVTVKAASLNHHDLWSLRGVGLREEALPMILGCDAAGLDEDGNEVVVHGVIGDPAWTGEEADDPGRSLLSERHQGTLADRVIVPRRNLVPKPASLSFEEAACLPTAWLTAYRMLFVQGACKPGETVLVQGAGGGVATALITLARAAGVRVLATSRDEAKRARALELGAHEVFESGARLPVKVDAVMETVGKATWTHSIRSLRPGGRIVISGTTSGPDVDDAGLTHVFFKQLSVIGSTMGTRSELDALVRFLDATGARPVLDRVLPMEQAREGFAAMAQGDLFGKVVFTR
- a CDS encoding DUF7674 family protein — its product is MAITAAQVPGLLVAASGWIAEAWQDAAEDNADPDSPGGRLGYLDAGAVVSRLADELAAGRTDGFDVLFDLVERLVTEGDDYVSELGVIGYLEGMQMDTVTSRGLDPEAFAPWLRPTSARYWAALHRFWESGTPIPDLRS
- a CDS encoding NAD(P)-dependent malic enzyme, which produces MASHPHSGDPVFDLHVGGKMETVSTVALTGPDELSLAYTPGVARVCEAIAADPSMTQHYTWVPNTVAIVSDGTAVLGLGDIGPAAAMPVMEGKAVLFKQFGGVDAVPICLDTTDVEEIIETVVRLAPSFGGINLEDISAPRCFEIEARLKERLDIPVFHDDQHGTAVVALAALTNALRLTGRDAATVRVVVQGAGAAGVAVARILLEAGVRDIAVLDRQGVLNSERADLTEVKAALARDTADVFGRRGTLADVMAGADVYIGVSGGQVPEEIVASMADDAIIFGLANPTPEVHPDLAHKYARVVATGRSDFPNQINNVLAFPGIFRGAFDVHATAITEGMKVAAATALAELVGDDLSEDLVIPSPFDPRVPGAVREAVSAAARADGVARR
- a CDS encoding GNAT family N-acetyltransferase, translated to MSIDVRPSEDAARFLATDQLVWFGEVGEADADHLRLGLPEDQRFVADLPDGPDDRHSGIYGVRPMELALPGGALVPIAGLTWVGVHPDVRRRGVLSAMMADHLARTRDAGLALSALHASEQGIYGRFGYGMAALQLQVHVGRGTTFTAPHLEDEVAGITTHLVDSSAPGATDRWRDCARAGAPGAPGTIIGSSDFTRLFGSESAAELRDKERRRILFARREGRDVGAVAFRREHKWDDARPSGTVTAGLLTGGPAARLALLRRLVDLDLMGTTKVDAVATDDPVLDWVGGPRGTGTVKTWDSTWIRVVDLAAAWSQRTYEDDCDVVVEVADRHAPWNAGRWQVVASGGEGTAVRTDSAADVALDAAVLGAGYLGRSVANLLRAGLVQEHRPGAYADLARALRTAAAPEPSFGF
- a CDS encoding S24 family peptidase → MRGRIRGLALWGGARVRGRSMLPTLHDGDLLLVQYDARPRPGDLVVARFVDGTVAVKRAVERRRTRTDGAGWWLLSDNPDEGVDSRHRGVVAEQSVLAVVRLRMWPSPRVGRHLRHP
- a CDS encoding DUF2256 and DUF3253 domain-containing protein; translation: MTPPDKTCASCGRRIQWRKKWERDWEQVRYCSSACRRRGVTPVDQALEDALLELLGAAGAMLVDVGEAAGAVAAATGTPRRELDEPARRAARRLVDRGEVTVVQGGRVVDPSTAKGPISVRRAR